One region of Pseudomonas sp. ABC1 genomic DNA includes:
- a CDS encoding AraC family transcriptional regulator, producing MQDTAPTTIDLAIRSYGRDSHAHSHAFAQLVLPLSGSLEIDIEGQGARLDRMRAACVPAGLRHAQESQYANRSLIVDVPVQGLDAQARERLSARGFLPVTPAAAHLIGYMSAALANDSATRRTDLWTPLLLDALFETPARPASRLASLLAQAEAAPFGWSVADMAVRAGMSTSRLHALFRQELDTTPHAWLSERRLECVCQWLLGSDLPIAEIAYRAGFSDQSALTRALRKHCGMTPAQYRRQARH from the coding sequence ATGCAGGACACCGCCCCCACCACCATCGACCTCGCGATCCGCAGCTATGGCCGCGACAGCCATGCCCATAGCCATGCGTTCGCACAACTCGTACTGCCGCTGAGCGGCTCGCTCGAGATCGATATCGAAGGCCAGGGCGCACGCCTCGACCGGATGCGGGCCGCCTGCGTGCCCGCGGGTTTGCGCCATGCCCAGGAAAGCCAGTACGCCAATCGCTCGCTCATCGTCGATGTACCGGTGCAGGGCCTCGATGCCCAAGCCCGGGAGCGGCTGTCGGCGCGCGGCTTCCTGCCCGTCACACCTGCGGCAGCCCACCTGATCGGCTATATGTCCGCCGCCCTGGCCAACGACTCGGCCACCCGGCGCACGGACTTGTGGACACCCTTGCTGCTCGATGCACTCTTCGAAACGCCCGCACGCCCGGCATCCCGCCTGGCCTCCCTGCTCGCCCAGGCCGAGGCCGCGCCATTCGGCTGGAGCGTGGCCGACATGGCTGTCCGCGCGGGCATGAGCACGAGCCGCCTGCATGCCCTGTTTCGCCAGGAACTGGACACCACGCCCCATGCCTGGCTGAGCGAACGCCGGCTGGAATGTGTCTGCCAGTGGCTCCTCGGCAGCGACCTGCCCATCGCGGAAATCGCCTATCGCGCCGGCTTCTCCGACCAAAGCGCACTGACCCGCGCCCTGCGCAAGCACTGCGGTATGACACCCGCTCAATACCGCCGACAGGCAAGACACTAA
- a CDS encoding DMT family transporter codes for MPNRSNIPAGVLCGAGAGALWGLVFLAPELVRDFSPLYLAIGRYLFFGLIAFALLAPRLRKVLPGVSRREWLAIAGLALIGNILYYVLLGAAVQLAGIAITSLVIGFLPVAVMIIGSRDANALPLQKLKVPLALCGAGALCIGWQALALPASGSLGRQVLGLGCALGALVSWTWFAVANSRCLVRLHHITPHDWNLLTGLVTGGLTLALIPLAALTHDSAHELDAWARLIGVAAGLAFLASIVGNALWNRMSRLLPLTLTGQMILFETLFALIYGFAWEQRLPTLTEAAAFLLVSLSVISCVAIHRRPTA; via the coding sequence ATGCCGAATCGATCGAATATTCCCGCCGGTGTCCTCTGCGGCGCCGGGGCCGGTGCGCTCTGGGGGCTGGTCTTCCTCGCCCCGGAACTGGTCAGGGACTTCAGCCCGCTCTACCTCGCGATAGGCCGCTACCTGTTCTTCGGGCTGATCGCCTTCGCACTGCTCGCACCCAGGCTGCGCAAGGTCCTGCCGGGCGTCAGCCGCCGGGAGTGGCTTGCAATAGCGGGACTGGCGCTTATCGGCAACATCCTCTACTACGTCCTGCTGGGCGCTGCCGTGCAACTGGCCGGTATCGCCATCACCTCGCTGGTGATCGGCTTCCTGCCGGTGGCCGTGATGATCATCGGCAGCCGCGACGCCAATGCCCTGCCACTGCAAAAACTCAAGGTGCCACTGGCACTCTGTGGTGCCGGTGCCCTGTGCATCGGCTGGCAGGCCCTGGCACTGCCCGCCTCAGGCTCGCTCGGGCGACAAGTGCTCGGCCTGGGCTGCGCCCTCGGCGCGCTGGTGTCCTGGACCTGGTTCGCCGTCGCCAACAGCCGCTGCCTGGTCAGGCTGCACCATATAACACCGCACGACTGGAACCTGCTGACCGGCCTGGTGACCGGAGGCCTGACCCTCGCGCTGATCCCCCTGGCCGCGCTCACACACGACTCAGCCCATGAGCTGGACGCCTGGGCCAGGCTGATCGGCGTGGCGGCAGGCCTGGCCTTTCTCGCCTCGATCGTCGGCAACGCCTTGTGGAATCGCATGAGCCGGCTGCTGCCGCTGACCCTCACCGGGCAGATGATCCTGTTCGAAACCCTGTTCGCCCTGATCTACGGCTTCGCCTGGGAACAGCGGCTGCCCACGCTGACGGAAGCGGCCGCCTTCCTGCTCGTCTCCCTGAGCGTCATCTCGTGCGTCGCGATCCATCGGCGACCCACCGCGTAG